One window from the genome of Gavia stellata isolate bGavSte3 chromosome 10, bGavSte3.hap2, whole genome shotgun sequence encodes:
- the NDC1 gene encoding nucleoporin NDC1 isoform X2: MEAGAGRQRALLRQVLGWRVAAAVAWSVLLLPVCTAAFVVLSGLDPFHPVRWISNSLNDLYTSYVIFCILLMSVVILVISIFNVEFYAVVPSIPCSRLALIGKIIHPQQVIHSVVHAVMGMLVAWCAAVMTKGRFQFLAVPCTPSESLDDAVPQMCLNEYHLFFLLCGAFMGYSYSLLYLINNMNYLPFPIIQQYKYLRFRRSLPLLIKHSCVESLYFVRNFCVTYCFFGYIPKVWISTTMDLHIDSKLHPLDTLTGLLDLSLFYHAWLCGVFLLITWYIAWLLFKIYATETHHFPVQPTFAEETDQCLPKILNSNPPLIIKFLALQDLMLLSQYSPVRRQEVFSLSQPGGHPHNWTAISRECLSLLSDLTQRLITQQEAAAANGRAKQPTGELKISPQTPGAVVTEDMSFQSQRSNIVPRASMSSLVKSSLMPLKTSPGSDVGSPFSSPALNCKMGILDVSSPWHGLVRSPHVMRRGPKLWTSGSDLQMNGSHPESFPVLSAARVSSEAVQPSFIYTWLQNKQEQIKNFLSKRVLIMYFFSKHPEASIQAVFSDAQMHIWALEGLSHLVAASFTEDQFGVVQTTLPAILNTLLTLQEVVDRHFKLPHVSSKPPRISGSLVDTSYKTLRFALRASLKTALYRITTVFGEHLNAVQVSTEHKKRLQQFLEYKE, translated from the exons atggaggcgggggcgggccggcaGCGGGCGCTGCTCCGCCAG GTGCTGGGCTGGCGGGTGGCGGCCGCCGTCGCCTGGtccgtgctgctgctgcccgtCTGCACCGCGGCCTTTGTCGTCCTCAGCGGCCTCGACCCCTTCCACCCGGTGCGCTGGATCTCGA attctCTCAATGATTTATATACTTCCTACGTCATCTTTTGTATCCTCCTCATGTCTGTGGTGATACTAGTAATAAGCATCTTCAATGTTGAATTTTATGCAG TTGTGCCATCAATACCATGCTCTCGATTAGCACTGATAGGAAAAATTATTCACCCTCAGCAAGTTATCCATTCGGTTGTTCATGCTGTAATGGGAATGTTGGTTGCTTGGTGCGCTGCGGTTATGACAAAAGGGAGGTTCCAGTTTCTTGCTGTGCCCTGCACACCTTCAGAAAG CCTAGATGATGCTGTTCCTCAGATGTGCCTAAATGAGTATCACCTCTTTTTTCTACTTTGTGGAGCTTTCATGGGATACAGTTACAGTCTTTTGTATCTTATTAACAATATGAATTATTTACCATTTCCAATCATACAG CAATACAAGTACTTACGTTTCAGAAGATCTTTGCCTCTCCTCATTAAACACAGTTGTGTGGAATCGCTATATTTTGTTAGAAACTTCTGTGTCACATATTGCTTTTTTG GTTATATCCCAAAGGTGTGGATAAGTACCACAATGGATCTTCATATAGACAG TAAATTGCATCCTCTCGACACTCTGACTGGTTTACTGGATCTCTCCTTGTTTTACCATGCCTGGTTATGTGGCGTATTTCTTCTGATTACCTGGTACATTGCATGGTTACTCTTCAAAATCTATGCTACAGAG ACGCATCATTTTCCAGTCCAGCCAACTTTTGCTGAGGAGACAGACCAGTGCCTGCCTAAAATCTTAAACAGCAACCCTCCCCTCATTATAAAG TTTTTAGCCTTACAAGACTTGATGTTACTTTCCCAATATTCTCCTGTTCGACGACAGGAAGTCTTTAGCCTTAGTCAGCCAG GCGGGCACCCGCACAACTGGACTGCAATATCAAGGGAGTGTTTGAGTCTTCTGAGCGATCTGACCCAAAGGCTGATCACACAGCAGGAAGCTGCGGCAGCAAATGGGAGAGCAAAGCAGCCAACAGGAGAGCTGAAAATATCCCCACAGACTCCAG GAGCCGTTGTGACAGAAGACATGTCTTTCCAGTCACAGAGGTCTAATATCGTTCCCAGAGCCTCCATGTCTTCACTGGTTAAATCATCCCTAATGCCTTTAAAGACATCGCCTGGGTCTGATGTTGGTTCGCCTTTCAGCTCTCCTGCTTTAAATTGCAAGATGGGAATTCTGGATGTGAGCTCTCCTTGGCATGGATTAGTCCGAAGTCCTCATGTTATGAGAAGGGGACCAAAGCTGTGGACATCAGGTTCAg ATCTGCAAATGAATGGTTCCCACCCTGAATCCTTCCCAGTGCTCTCTGCTGCAAGAGTTAGCAGTGAGGCAGTACAGCCAAGCTTTATTTACACATGGCTTCAGAACAAGCAAGAACAG ataaAAAACTTTTTGTCAAAACGAGTGCTGATAATGTATTTCTTCAGTAAG CACCCAGAAGCCTCCATCCAAGCTGTCTTCTCTGATGCCCAAATGCACATCTGGGCTTTAGAAG gtctgtCTCATTTGGTAGCAGCCTCCTTTACTGAAGATCAATTTGGAGTTGTCCAAACTACACTGCCAGCTATCCTGAATACTTTACTGACTCTTCAGGAG GTTGTAGACAGACATTTCAAACTGCCTCATGTTTCTAGCAAGCCCCCCAGGATTTCAGGAAGTCTGGTGGACACATCCTACAAAACGCTACGATTTGCGCTTAGAGCATCTCTGAAAACAGCACTATACCGGATAACTACTGTCTTTGGAGAACACTTAAA TGCAGTGCAAGTGTCTACAGAACATAAGAAAAGGCTTCAGCAATTCTTGGAATACAAAGAATAA
- the NDC1 gene encoding nucleoporin NDC1 isoform X1 — MSVVILVISIFNVEFYAVVPSIPCSRLALIGKIIHPQQVIHSVVHAVMGMLVAWCAAVMTKGRFQFLAVPCTPSESLDDAVPQMCLNEYHLFFLLCGAFMGYSYSLLYLINNMNYLPFPIIQQYKYLRFRRSLPLLIKHSCVESLYFVRNFCVTYCFFGYIPKVWISTTMDLHIDSKLHPLDTLTGLLDLSLFYHAWLCGVFLLITWYIAWLLFKIYATETHHFPVQPTFAEETDQCLPKILNSNPPLIIKFLALQDLMLLSQYSPVRRQEVFSLSQPGGHPHNWTAISRECLSLLSDLTQRLITQQEAAAANGRAKQPTGELKISPQTPGAVVTEDMSFQSQRSNIVPRASMSSLVKSSLMPLKTSPGSDVGSPFSSPALNCKMGILDVSSPWHGLVRSPHVMRRGPKLWTSGSDLQMNGSHPESFPVLSAARVSSEAVQPSFIYTWLQNKQEQIKNFLSKRVLIMYFFSKHPEASIQAVFSDAQMHIWALEGLSHLVAASFTEDQFGVVQTTLPAILNTLLTLQEVVDRHFKLPHVSSKPPRISGSLVDTSYKTLRFALRASLKTALYRITTVFGEHLNAVQVSTEHKKRLQQFLEYKE, encoded by the exons ATGTCTGTGGTGATACTAGTAATAAGCATCTTCAATGTTGAATTTTATGCAG TTGTGCCATCAATACCATGCTCTCGATTAGCACTGATAGGAAAAATTATTCACCCTCAGCAAGTTATCCATTCGGTTGTTCATGCTGTAATGGGAATGTTGGTTGCTTGGTGCGCTGCGGTTATGACAAAAGGGAGGTTCCAGTTTCTTGCTGTGCCCTGCACACCTTCAGAAAG CCTAGATGATGCTGTTCCTCAGATGTGCCTAAATGAGTATCACCTCTTTTTTCTACTTTGTGGAGCTTTCATGGGATACAGTTACAGTCTTTTGTATCTTATTAACAATATGAATTATTTACCATTTCCAATCATACAG CAATACAAGTACTTACGTTTCAGAAGATCTTTGCCTCTCCTCATTAAACACAGTTGTGTGGAATCGCTATATTTTGTTAGAAACTTCTGTGTCACATATTGCTTTTTTG GTTATATCCCAAAGGTGTGGATAAGTACCACAATGGATCTTCATATAGACAG TAAATTGCATCCTCTCGACACTCTGACTGGTTTACTGGATCTCTCCTTGTTTTACCATGCCTGGTTATGTGGCGTATTTCTTCTGATTACCTGGTACATTGCATGGTTACTCTTCAAAATCTATGCTACAGAG ACGCATCATTTTCCAGTCCAGCCAACTTTTGCTGAGGAGACAGACCAGTGCCTGCCTAAAATCTTAAACAGCAACCCTCCCCTCATTATAAAG TTTTTAGCCTTACAAGACTTGATGTTACTTTCCCAATATTCTCCTGTTCGACGACAGGAAGTCTTTAGCCTTAGTCAGCCAG GCGGGCACCCGCACAACTGGACTGCAATATCAAGGGAGTGTTTGAGTCTTCTGAGCGATCTGACCCAAAGGCTGATCACACAGCAGGAAGCTGCGGCAGCAAATGGGAGAGCAAAGCAGCCAACAGGAGAGCTGAAAATATCCCCACAGACTCCAG GAGCCGTTGTGACAGAAGACATGTCTTTCCAGTCACAGAGGTCTAATATCGTTCCCAGAGCCTCCATGTCTTCACTGGTTAAATCATCCCTAATGCCTTTAAAGACATCGCCTGGGTCTGATGTTGGTTCGCCTTTCAGCTCTCCTGCTTTAAATTGCAAGATGGGAATTCTGGATGTGAGCTCTCCTTGGCATGGATTAGTCCGAAGTCCTCATGTTATGAGAAGGGGACCAAAGCTGTGGACATCAGGTTCAg ATCTGCAAATGAATGGTTCCCACCCTGAATCCTTCCCAGTGCTCTCTGCTGCAAGAGTTAGCAGTGAGGCAGTACAGCCAAGCTTTATTTACACATGGCTTCAGAACAAGCAAGAACAG ataaAAAACTTTTTGTCAAAACGAGTGCTGATAATGTATTTCTTCAGTAAG CACCCAGAAGCCTCCATCCAAGCTGTCTTCTCTGATGCCCAAATGCACATCTGGGCTTTAGAAG gtctgtCTCATTTGGTAGCAGCCTCCTTTACTGAAGATCAATTTGGAGTTGTCCAAACTACACTGCCAGCTATCCTGAATACTTTACTGACTCTTCAGGAG GTTGTAGACAGACATTTCAAACTGCCTCATGTTTCTAGCAAGCCCCCCAGGATTTCAGGAAGTCTGGTGGACACATCCTACAAAACGCTACGATTTGCGCTTAGAGCATCTCTGAAAACAGCACTATACCGGATAACTACTGTCTTTGGAGAACACTTAAA TGCAGTGCAAGTGTCTACAGAACATAAGAAAAGGCTTCAGCAATTCTTGGAATACAAAGAATAA
- the YIPF1 gene encoding protein YIPF1 isoform X1, with product MATVDDLKFQEFDDAANLLAANPDATTISIDEPVEILKNQHGHLQEPGREEDDELLGTDDSDKTELLAGQKKSAPFWTFEYYQTFFDVDTYQVLDRIKGSVFPVPGKNFVRLYIRSNPDLYGPFWICATLVFTIAVSGNLSNFFIHLGKPTYHYVPEFRKVSIAATTIYAYAWLVPLALWGFLMWRNSKVMNIVSYSFLEIVCVYGYSLFIYIPTAILWIIPQKVVRWVLVMFSLCLSGSVLVMTFWPAVRDDNRRIALATVGAIVLLHALLAVGCLAYFFDAPELDFPAPIIPAHNGTTVITKSQ from the exons ATGGCGACTGTGGATGACCTCAAATTTCAAG AATTTGACGATGCAGCTAATTTGCTTGCAGCAAATCCTGACGCTACCACAATAAGCATCGATGAGCCAGTTGAAATCCTGAAGAATCAGCACGGACATCTGCAAGAgccagggagagaagaggatgATGAATTACTGGGGACCGATGACTCCGATAAAACAGAG CTGCTTGCAGGACAGAAGAAAAGTGCCCCTTTCTGGACATTTGAGTACTACCAGACGTTCTTCGACGTGGACACTTACCAG GTCCTGGACAGAATCAAAGGTTCAGTTTTCCCAGTACCAGGGAAGAACTTTGTAAGGCTGTATATCCGCAGCAATCCTGACCTTTATG gTCCCTTTTGGATATGTGCCACACTCGTCTTTACCATTGCTGTTAGTGGCAATCTCTCGAATTTCTTTATTCATCTGGGCAAACCAACATACCACTATGTGCCCGAGTTCAGAAAAG TGTCCATAGCAGCAACAACGATTTATGCATACGCCTGGCTTGTTCCCCTTGCTCTCTGGGGATTCCTGATGTGGAGGAACAGTAAAGTTATGAACATTGTGTCCTACTCATTCCTGGAGATAGTGTGTGTATATGGCTACTCCCTCTTCATTTACATTCCCACAGCG ATTTTATGGATCATTCCACAAAAAGTGGTGCGCTGGGTCCTGGTGATgttctccctctgcctttcgGGGTCTGTTTTAGTGATGACCTTTTGGCCCGCTGTCCGAGATGACAACCGGAGGATTGCGCTGGCAACTGTGGGGGCCATTGTTCTGCTTCATGCCCTGTTAGCTGTTGGCTGTTTG GCATACTTTTTTGATGCCCCTGAACTGGATTTTCCTGCACCTATTATCCCTGCTCACAATGGGACAACAGTAATAACAAAGAGTCAGTAA
- the YIPF1 gene encoding protein YIPF1 isoform X2, whose translation MATVDDLKFQANPDATTISIDEPVEILKNQHGHLQEPGREEDDELLGTDDSDKTELLAGQKKSAPFWTFEYYQTFFDVDTYQVLDRIKGSVFPVPGKNFVRLYIRSNPDLYGPFWICATLVFTIAVSGNLSNFFIHLGKPTYHYVPEFRKVSIAATTIYAYAWLVPLALWGFLMWRNSKVMNIVSYSFLEIVCVYGYSLFIYIPTAILWIIPQKVVRWVLVMFSLCLSGSVLVMTFWPAVRDDNRRIALATVGAIVLLHALLAVGCLAYFFDAPELDFPAPIIPAHNGTTVITKSQ comes from the exons ATGGCGACTGTGGATGACCTCAAATTTCAAG CAAATCCTGACGCTACCACAATAAGCATCGATGAGCCAGTTGAAATCCTGAAGAATCAGCACGGACATCTGCAAGAgccagggagagaagaggatgATGAATTACTGGGGACCGATGACTCCGATAAAACAGAG CTGCTTGCAGGACAGAAGAAAAGTGCCCCTTTCTGGACATTTGAGTACTACCAGACGTTCTTCGACGTGGACACTTACCAG GTCCTGGACAGAATCAAAGGTTCAGTTTTCCCAGTACCAGGGAAGAACTTTGTAAGGCTGTATATCCGCAGCAATCCTGACCTTTATG gTCCCTTTTGGATATGTGCCACACTCGTCTTTACCATTGCTGTTAGTGGCAATCTCTCGAATTTCTTTATTCATCTGGGCAAACCAACATACCACTATGTGCCCGAGTTCAGAAAAG TGTCCATAGCAGCAACAACGATTTATGCATACGCCTGGCTTGTTCCCCTTGCTCTCTGGGGATTCCTGATGTGGAGGAACAGTAAAGTTATGAACATTGTGTCCTACTCATTCCTGGAGATAGTGTGTGTATATGGCTACTCCCTCTTCATTTACATTCCCACAGCG ATTTTATGGATCATTCCACAAAAAGTGGTGCGCTGGGTCCTGGTGATgttctccctctgcctttcgGGGTCTGTTTTAGTGATGACCTTTTGGCCCGCTGTCCGAGATGACAACCGGAGGATTGCGCTGGCAACTGTGGGGGCCATTGTTCTGCTTCATGCCCTGTTAGCTGTTGGCTGTTTG GCATACTTTTTTGATGCCCCTGAACTGGATTTTCCTGCACCTATTATCCCTGCTCACAATGGGACAACAGTAATAACAAAGAGTCAGTAA